A section of the Chryseobacterium ginsenosidimutans genome encodes:
- a CDS encoding thioredoxin domain-containing protein → MLLDKLINYLKLDKQEFLFQFNSHPNYPSALAFSDTLNFMGVRNDAYELDKEYWDELPEEFIAIVDNSFSLVKKTGAQYSIYSDKAKTLNKEELLKKSTDFVLLFEKDKIEHKSVTSYKPFIYAAFAVILVYSFLSQTWFEALFNILSLAGVYISLEIFNQKFGNTSTVIGSICGDTAGKQNVNSCNKIITQDKTSILGLKFADFSLIYFVGITVLGLFLPSTSFIIKGFTFASVVAIGYSLYIQGFVEKTFCRVCLLIISVLAAQLVIGLFLFENVYFDIKTLLLSLILWIVSFSLVLYLNNTLGEKENLQKSNAKNLRFKRNYDLFKRELLENEKITFTDTETFSLGNPDARLRISIVSNPYCGFCKDAHKIMENLLSKYPNDISVQMRFNYSPDQQNEKFTNLISDFMYTYKNKPAQEFLHLVEYWFETKDENKIRKKTGNILNSEDLTPLVEMSTENRNAGLNFTPIILINGYQFPDKYDREDIYYFIDELTEDEEI, encoded by the coding sequence ATGCTATTGGACAAACTCATCAACTACCTTAAACTCGACAAACAGGAGTTTCTTTTTCAGTTCAACTCACATCCAAATTACCCTTCAGCATTAGCTTTCAGCGATACTCTTAACTTTATGGGAGTAAGAAATGACGCCTATGAACTCGATAAAGAATATTGGGACGAACTTCCTGAAGAATTCATTGCTATTGTTGATAATTCGTTCTCTTTGGTAAAAAAAACAGGAGCTCAATACTCGATATATTCAGATAAAGCAAAAACTTTAAATAAAGAAGAACTTCTGAAAAAGTCCACAGATTTTGTCTTACTTTTCGAAAAAGACAAGATAGAGCACAAATCTGTTACAAGTTACAAACCTTTTATTTATGCTGCTTTTGCAGTAATTCTGGTATACTCTTTTTTGAGTCAGACTTGGTTTGAAGCTCTATTTAATATTCTTTCATTAGCAGGAGTCTATATTTCACTGGAAATTTTTAACCAAAAATTTGGAAATACCTCGACCGTTATCGGAAGTATATGTGGTGATACGGCAGGAAAGCAAAACGTGAATTCATGTAATAAAATTATCACTCAGGATAAAACAAGCATACTTGGATTAAAGTTTGCCGATTTTTCATTAATTTATTTTGTTGGAATTACTGTTTTAGGGCTTTTTTTACCGTCAACATCATTCATAATTAAAGGATTTACATTTGCTTCAGTTGTTGCAATTGGCTATTCATTATACATTCAGGGATTTGTTGAAAAAACATTTTGCCGTGTCTGCTTATTAATTATTTCAGTTTTAGCAGCTCAGTTGGTAATTGGACTGTTCCTTTTTGAAAATGTTTATTTTGATATAAAGACTTTGCTTTTAAGCCTTATTTTATGGATCGTCTCTTTCTCATTAGTTTTATATTTAAATAATACGCTTGGAGAAAAAGAAAATTTACAAAAATCAAATGCAAAAAATTTAAGATTTAAAAGAAATTATGATCTTTTTAAAAGAGAACTTTTAGAAAATGAAAAAATAACGTTTACAGACACTGAAACATTCTCTCTTGGAAACCCAGATGCAAGACTTCGTATTTCAATTGTTTCAAATCCATATTGCGGATTCTGTAAAGACGCTCACAAAATCATGGAAAACTTATTGAGCAAGTATCCGAATGACATTTCAGTTCAGATGAGATTCAATTATTCTCCGGATCAGCAGAATGAGAAATTCACAAATCTGATTTCTGACTTTATGTATACTTACAAAAACAAGCCTGCTCAAGAGTTTTTGCACCTTGTAGAATATTGGTTTGAAACTAAAGATGAAAATAAAATCAGAAAAAAAACCGGTAATATTTTAAATAGTGAAGATTTAACCCCGTTGGTTGAAATGTCTACAGAAAACAGAAATGCAGGTCTGAACTTCACTCCGATCATTTTAATCAATGGATATCAGTTCCCTGATAAGTATGATCGTGAAGATATTTATTACTTTATTGATGAATTAACGGAAGATGAAGAAATTTAA
- a CDS encoding bacteriocin-like protein produces MKNLKKLSREELKTVDGGKLPGKWACCIPGAGCSTVVYGDSNDLYCEKGFLTSMP; encoded by the coding sequence ATGAAAAATCTTAAAAAACTTTCAAGAGAGGAGTTAAAAACAGTAGATGGTGGGAAACTACCTGGGAAATGGGCTTGTTGTATACCTGGAGCTGGGTGTAGCACGGTTGTTTATGGAGACTCTAATGACTTATACTGCGAAAAGGGGTTTTTAACTTCAATGCCATAA
- a CDS encoding helix-turn-helix transcriptional regulator encodes MIQEKLRDFRKQKGMSQEKMAKILATDTSSYSRKENGKTKIHDDEWEKMAKALDIPVEELKGEIASGVVHNENSTLHDQSGSYIHNYNIPNSIIESLQDYIHLLKNENQSLKKEVEDLKQENTVLKSQK; translated from the coding sequence ATGATACAAGAAAAATTAAGAGATTTCAGAAAACAAAAAGGTATGTCTCAAGAGAAAATGGCAAAAATATTAGCTACAGATACTTCCAGTTATTCACGTAAAGAAAACGGGAAAACAAAAATTCATGATGATGAATGGGAAAAAATGGCAAAAGCATTAGATATTCCTGTCGAAGAGCTAAAAGGTGAAATTGCTTCAGGTGTTGTACATAATGAGAATTCAACTTTGCATGATCAATCAGGTAGTTATATTCATAATTATAATATTCCCAATTCTATCATAGAAAGTCTACAGGATTATATACATCTTTTGAAAAATGAAAATCAATCATTAAAAAAAGAAGTTGAAGATTTAAAGCAAGAAAATACTGTTTTAAAATCTCAGAAATAA
- a CDS encoding GLPGLI family protein gives MKNRFILLIFIFIYTFLFGQNKAKLEVRYNMKFIPDSTNKIKSGNFDLILLCNENESIYYSPDAKKYYDYLYEKSSQMVGGKISLGSLPTYPKVRGIVYKKNNIITATLPLGKYNYSFDEPQLNWELQKETKTINGMKCNLAKVKTDTNDTFFAWYTQQYQFSEGPFRFKGLPGLIIELYNTNKTIWIQTAEIKKSDEEIKPLSLGSVIKLKSKNEFIKARTTYHENPNTGSFGDNITIRDDKGNDYSKMRKEKISGINVFLD, from the coding sequence ATGAAAAATAGGTTCATCCTTCTTATATTTATTTTTATTTACACTTTCCTTTTTGGGCAAAATAAAGCCAAATTAGAAGTTCGCTATAATATGAAATTTATTCCTGACAGCACAAATAAAATAAAATCAGGAAACTTTGACTTAATATTACTTTGTAATGAGAACGAATCAATTTATTATAGTCCTGATGCAAAAAAATATTATGACTATTTGTATGAAAAATCAAGTCAAATGGTTGGTGGCAAAATCTCTCTTGGTTCACTTCCTACATATCCAAAGGTAAGGGGTATTGTTTACAAAAAAAACAACATTATTACTGCTACACTACCATTAGGAAAATACAATTATTCATTTGACGAACCACAATTGAATTGGGAGCTACAAAAAGAAACTAAAACTATAAATGGGATGAAGTGTAATTTAGCAAAAGTAAAGACAGATACCAATGATACTTTTTTTGCGTGGTACACTCAACAATACCAATTTTCCGAAGGTCCATTTAGATTTAAAGGTCTTCCTGGATTGATTATTGAACTTTATAATACTAATAAGACAATTTGGATTCAAACAGCAGAAATTAAAAAATCTGATGAAGAAATTAAACCTTTATCGTTAGGAAGTGTTATTAAATTGAAGTCCAAAAATGAATTTATTAAGGCTCGTACAACATATCATGAAAATCCTAATACTGGTTCATTTGGTGACAATATCACTATAAGAGACGACAAGGGCAATGATTATTCAAAAATGAGAAAAGAAAAAATTAGCGGAATCAATGTCTTTCTTGATTAA
- a CDS encoding TlpA family protein disulfide reductase, which translates to MVVFWASWCGPCREEIPLLKEIYNTKNESLEFVSVSIDEDKNAWKKALNQEKMGWNQFIVNDKDPNYEKIQMHFRLNGAIPYTVLVDNDMKILKSSVGLSTKENLQNFIKK; encoded by the coding sequence TTGGTTGTTTTCTGGGCAAGCTGGTGCGGACCTTGCAGAGAAGAAATTCCTCTTTTGAAAGAAATATATAATACAAAGAACGAATCATTGGAGTTTGTTTCCGTTTCAATTGATGAAGATAAAAATGCATGGAAAAAAGCTCTCAATCAAGAAAAAATGGGATGGAATCAATTTATTGTTAACGATAAAGATCCTAATTATGAAAAAATTCAGATGCATTTCAGGCTTAACGGAGCCATTCCTTACACTGTTTTAGTTGATAATGATATGAAAATATTGAAGTCTTCCGTAGGTTTATCTACCAAGGAAAATTTGCAGAATTTCATTAAAAAATAA
- a CDS encoding GLPGLI family protein produces the protein MKIFTFFLFYLPLSFFSQNMRFTYNYGVVSDTLKKNVVSNEIVVLDFYNKDQRSVFTGLKHIISDSTMTEDSKKGIISFPDASTKIRYVVEKINNRNLMSFYTPNHMQDPVLKVNDERKMNWEITNEHENILGYQTQKATTFFAGRQWVAWFTTEISIPDGPYKFYGLPGLILKISDRTNTHSFEIISVQKQKSNYFILNDETYKDAKKITLKEYEKIPNNPFEQFKIKLLRDGVFHSNEERQKFLKDIDAQIEESKIHDNNPIEIN, from the coding sequence ATGAAAATTTTTACTTTTTTTTTGTTTTATTTGCCTTTGTCGTTTTTTTCTCAAAATATGAGATTTACCTATAATTATGGGGTTGTTTCAGACACTTTGAAAAAGAATGTTGTTTCGAATGAAATTGTGGTATTAGATTTCTATAATAAGGATCAACGATCTGTTTTCACAGGACTAAAACATATTATATCTGATTCTACAATGACTGAAGACTCAAAAAAAGGGATTATATCATTTCCAGATGCTTCGACGAAAATAAGATACGTAGTAGAAAAAATAAATAATAGAAATTTAATGTCTTTCTACACACCTAATCATATGCAAGATCCAGTTTTAAAAGTGAATGATGAAAGAAAAATGAATTGGGAAATCACAAATGAACATGAAAATATATTAGGGTATCAAACTCAAAAAGCAACAACGTTTTTTGCTGGAAGACAATGGGTAGCTTGGTTTACCACTGAAATTTCTATTCCCGACGGACCCTACAAATTTTATGGATTACCGGGCCTCATATTAAAGATTTCGGATAGAACAAATACCCATTCATTTGAAATTATATCTGTTCAAAAACAAAAATCCAATTATTTTATTTTGAATGATGAGACTTATAAAGATGCAAAAAAAATAACCTTAAAAGAGTACGAAAAAATACCTAATAATCCTTTTGAGCAATTTAAAATAAAACTTTTAAGGGATGGTGTTTTTCATAGTAATGAGGAGAGACAAAAGTTTCTCAAAGACATAGATGCTCAAATAGAAGAAAGTAAAATTCATGATAATAATCCGATTGAAATAAACTAA
- a CDS encoding TlpA family protein disulfide reductase, with translation MKKIYTISALLAVFSLQAQFTITIQAPADFKDQDAILYTLNGSKDIIVSKEESKNNVWTFKYPKNYMGMMKVYFPNSNNTFNFISENKNVNVKLETQTNKVKDIVYLDEANNIMSKLQEGSQKKELILPALSQIKEYYKDNTDFGKALKTEISRISGGVDGIDQTQHPFIYFYNTNYSKYLSNDTSKKVSQEEVINFIDKSNDMLESSSLLRPILVSYLNSGGNTNVTASVDKLLDRLKVETPRGQTVLSELIDIFDVYEMQEFKDKYLGLAKNLKCTITDRLASTLKSNANVEIGATFPNTKFQTPINTTAKSLYDIKADKKVIIFWSSTCSHCEEELPKLLAKYNDLKAKNIQVVGLSLDVDKDSYSKKISAFPWVNDSELRGWNSSYVDTYNVHATPTYFILDANNKIINKPEHVGDVLEYFKLK, from the coding sequence ATGAAAAAGATTTACACAATATCAGCTTTATTAGCTGTATTTTCATTACAGGCTCAGTTTACAATCACTATTCAGGCTCCTGCTGATTTCAAAGATCAAGACGCGATTTTATATACTTTAAATGGTTCTAAGGATATTATTGTTTCAAAAGAAGAGAGTAAAAATAATGTTTGGACTTTTAAATATCCGAAAAATTATATGGGAATGATGAAAGTCTATTTTCCAAACTCTAACAATACATTTAATTTTATTTCTGAAAATAAAAATGTAAATGTTAAGCTTGAAACACAGACCAATAAAGTTAAAGATATTGTTTATCTGGACGAAGCTAATAATATTATGAGTAAGCTTCAGGAAGGATCTCAGAAGAAGGAATTAATACTTCCTGCTTTGTCTCAAATAAAAGAATATTACAAAGATAATACAGACTTTGGAAAAGCCTTAAAAACAGAAATAAGCAGGATTTCTGGAGGGGTAGATGGTATTGATCAGACTCAGCACCCTTTTATTTATTTTTATAATACAAACTACAGTAAATATCTTTCTAATGATACTTCTAAAAAAGTGAGTCAGGAAGAAGTTATCAATTTCATAGATAAGTCTAATGATATGCTGGAAAGCTCCTCTTTATTAAGACCGATTCTGGTAAGCTACCTGAATTCAGGAGGAAATACAAATGTTACTGCTTCTGTAGATAAACTTTTGGATAGGCTAAAGGTTGAAACTCCTCGCGGACAGACTGTTCTTTCTGAATTGATCGATATTTTTGATGTGTATGAGATGCAGGAATTTAAAGATAAATATTTAGGTCTTGCCAAGAATCTGAAATGTACAATTACTGACAGACTTGCTTCTACATTGAAATCGAATGCAAATGTGGAAATCGGTGCCACTTTTCCAAATACCAAATTCCAGACACCGATAAATACTACTGCGAAATCTCTTTACGACATTAAAGCTGATAAAAAGGTTATTATTTTCTGGTCTTCTACCTGCTCACATTGCGAAGAGGAACTTCCTAAGTTATTGGCAAAATACAATGATCTGAAAGCAAAAAATATTCAGGTAGTTGGTTTGTCTTTAGATGTTGATAAAGATTCTTATTCTAAAAAAATATCTGCATTTCCTTGGGTTAATGATTCTGAATTGAGAGGATGGAATAGCAGTTATGTAGATACATACAATGTTCATGCAACTCCGACGTATTTTATTTTAGATGCTAACAATAAGATAATCAACAAACCAGAACATGTTGGTGATGTTTTAGAATATTTTAAGCTAAAATAA
- a CDS encoding bacteriocin-like protein: MKNLKKLSREKLQSVKGGYTVEHTKFCSSKGLVPCLSGTDDYGCRVDGQCVTF; the protein is encoded by the coding sequence ATGAAAAATTTGAAAAAACTTTCAAGAGAAAAGTTACAATCAGTAAAAGGCGGTTATACCGTAGAACATACAAAGTTTTGTTCTTCCAAAGGTCTTGTCCCATGCCTAAGCGGTACAGATGACTATGGATGTCGAGTTGACGGACAATGTGTTACTTTTTAA
- a CDS encoding peptidase domain-containing ABC transporter, giving the protein MKSFPFYRQPDSKDCGPTCLRIVSKHYGKSISLQQIRNLSETTREGSSLLGLSDAAEDLGFRSLGVQINFESLAEEVPFPCIVHWNKNHFVVVYKIDKNNKVYISDPGYGLITYTREEFIKLWIGENATEKTEEGIVLILETTPAFFQTEFDDSESKASFTFLSKYLLKYKSLVVQLAMGLLAGSLLSLIFPFLTQSIVDVGIQNQDLNFIYLVLLAQVMLFCGRMGIEIIRSWILLHLSARINISIISDFFIKLMKLPISFFDTRMTGDIMQRINDHHRIEQLLTSSSLNTLFSLVNLVIFSIVLLFYDYRLFIVYLVGAVAYIGWISFFLGRRKELDYKRFSQVSQEQSKVIELINGMQEIKMHNAEKQKRWDWEFLQVKLFKLRIKSLSLEQWQSVGGNFINQMKDILVSFLSAKLVLEGNLTLGMMLSVQYIIGQLNSPLLQLIDFIKQFQDAKISLERLGEIHDKDDEESKEEQYAHELPEKDIEIENLSFRYIGSDAYVFEKLNLSLPYQKTTAIVGASGSGKTTLLKLLMKFYEPTEGEIRLGNTKLKNISPRFWRDHCGVVMQEGYVFNDTIANNIAVGEDYVDKKKLRRAVEIANIKDFIEELPLSYNTKIGNEGLGVSGGQKQRLFIARAVYKSPDYILFDEATSALDANNEKVIMENLEQFFQGKTAVVIAHRLSTVKHADKIIVLDKGKVVEEGNHAELVSLRGEYYRLVKNQLELGN; this is encoded by the coding sequence TTGAAATCCTTTCCTTTTTACCGCCAGCCAGATTCCAAAGACTGTGGTCCTACATGCCTTCGTATCGTAAGTAAACACTACGGTAAAAGCATTTCCTTACAACAAATTCGTAACCTTTCAGAAACTACAAGAGAAGGAAGCAGCTTACTTGGGTTGAGTGATGCAGCCGAAGATTTAGGTTTCCGTTCATTAGGAGTTCAGATTAATTTTGAGTCTCTTGCTGAAGAAGTTCCGTTTCCCTGCATTGTTCACTGGAACAAAAACCACTTTGTAGTTGTTTACAAAATTGATAAGAATAATAAAGTCTATATTTCCGATCCTGGGTATGGCTTAATTACTTACACTAGAGAAGAATTTATCAAACTTTGGATCGGTGAAAATGCTACTGAAAAAACAGAAGAAGGAATTGTTTTAATCCTTGAAACAACACCAGCTTTCTTTCAAACCGAATTCGATGACAGCGAAAGCAAAGCCAGTTTCACTTTTTTATCAAAATATCTATTAAAATACAAATCGCTCGTCGTTCAGCTTGCAATGGGTCTTTTAGCAGGAAGTTTACTTTCTCTTATTTTCCCTTTCCTTACGCAAAGTATTGTGGATGTCGGTATTCAAAATCAGGATCTTAATTTTATTTATCTTGTTCTTTTAGCCCAAGTCATGCTTTTCTGCGGAAGAATGGGAATCGAAATAATCCGAAGCTGGATTTTACTACATCTTTCTGCGAGGATTAATATCTCTATCATTTCCGATTTCTTTATTAAATTAATGAAACTTCCTATAAGCTTTTTTGATACGAGGATGACCGGAGATATTATGCAGAGAATCAACGACCATCACAGAATCGAACAGCTTCTTACAAGTTCTTCTCTGAACACCCTGTTTTCACTAGTCAATCTGGTTATTTTCAGTATTGTACTTTTATTTTATGACTACAGGCTGTTCATCGTTTATCTGGTCGGAGCTGTTGCATACATTGGATGGATCAGTTTTTTCCTTGGAAGAAGAAAAGAACTCGATTATAAAAGATTCTCACAGGTTTCTCAGGAGCAAAGTAAAGTGATAGAACTGATCAACGGAATGCAGGAAATAAAAATGCATAATGCCGAAAAGCAAAAACGCTGGGATTGGGAGTTTCTACAGGTAAAATTATTCAAATTAAGAATAAAATCGCTTTCACTGGAGCAATGGCAATCCGTGGGAGGAAACTTCATCAACCAAATGAAAGATATCCTGGTAAGTTTCCTTTCTGCGAAGCTTGTGCTGGAAGGAAATCTAACGTTGGGGATGATGCTTTCCGTTCAGTATATTATCGGTCAGCTTAACAGTCCATTGCTGCAGCTTATTGATTTCATTAAACAATTTCAGGATGCCAAAATCTCTCTTGAAAGACTTGGTGAAATTCATGACAAAGATGATGAGGAGAGTAAAGAAGAGCAATATGCACATGAACTTCCTGAAAAAGATATAGAAATAGAAAATCTTTCTTTCCGATATATAGGCTCAGATGCTTATGTTTTTGAAAAATTAAATCTAAGTTTACCCTATCAAAAAACAACAGCTATCGTTGGAGCCAGCGGAAGCGGAAAAACTACTTTATTAAAATTATTAATGAAGTTTTACGAACCCACAGAAGGAGAAATAAGGCTCGGAAATACCAAACTTAAAAATATTTCCCCTAGATTCTGGAGGGATCATTGTGGAGTTGTCATGCAGGAAGGATACGTCTTCAATGATACAATTGCTAATAATATTGCTGTTGGAGAAGATTATGTTGACAAAAAGAAATTAAGAAGAGCCGTTGAAATCGCAAATATTAAAGATTTTATTGAAGAATTACCTTTAAGTTACAATACGAAGATCGGAAACGAAGGACTTGGAGTAAGTGGCGGGCAAAAGCAAAGGTTATTCATTGCAAGAGCAGTCTACAAATCTCCGGATTATATTTTATTCGACGAAGCTACTTCTGCACTGGATGCCAACAATGAAAAAGTAATTATGGAAAATCTCGAACAATTCTTTCAGGGTAAAACTGCCGTTGTCATTGCACACAGACTTTCTACCGTAAAACATGCAGATAAGATTATTGTTTTGGATAAAGGAAAAGTAGTAGAAGAAGGTAATCATGCCGAATTAGTATCTTTGAGAGGAGAATACTACAGATTGGTGAAAAATCAATTGGAATTAGGTAATTAA
- a CDS encoding bacteriocin-like protein, which produces MKNLKKLSRENLKTMKGGITPECAAGQAASTKCYISRNECINDPISEGFCIFYCNRYCY; this is translated from the coding sequence ATGAAAAATCTAAAAAAACTTTCAAGAGAAAATTTAAAAACAATGAAGGGAGGAATCACTCCTGAGTGTGCTGCAGGGCAAGCTGCATCTACGAAATGTTATATATCAAGAAATGAATGTATAAACGATCCTATTTCAGAAGGGTTTTGCATCTTTTATTGCAATAGATATTGTTACTAA
- a CDS encoding signal peptidase, with protein MKTINKLIYSFFLLAAFLVNAQPSNGGGGTGPGAPGSPPAAPIDMYVYALGIVAIMFIVFFTKKYTSKKA; from the coding sequence ATGAAAACTATTAATAAATTAATATATTCTTTTTTTCTTTTAGCTGCATTTTTGGTAAATGCTCAGCCATCTAATGGTGGAGGAGGAACAGGTCCAGGAGCACCAGGATCACCACCAGCAGCGCCAATTGACATGTATGTATACGCTTTAGGTATTGTTGCAATAATGTTTATTGTGTTCTTCACAAAAAAGTATACAAGCAAAAAAGCATAA
- a CDS encoding HlyD family secretion protein gives MAEKDVLDNIELRSESVQDILTQPPHWMIRWGNTIIFLILILIMAMSYVIRYPEFIPAPIIVTSQNPPEKLEARINSKIEKILIKDHQQVKKNQVLMVMQSSANYQDVLELKKLVDSIEYNRLSSFPLTQASHFKLGELQGDYNNFAKAFQDEALFTRLQPYAPENLAANQSLSEYRIRIATTKQQKSLEQAKYDLTKKNYQRSQELYKQGVIAAMELENEKIKFLQAQQNLENINISLSQMEEGISNLNKTKSGTAINTEKDKITYSSQTLQLFEQLRKSLKQWEQSYLIISNTEGLASFQQFLGENQFVKAGDAILSILPTNKEKLVGRMSVPATNSGKITPGEKVLIKLDNYRYQEYGIVQGKVQNISLSPDKDGNYYVDVVLPKGLKTSYNKNLIFDKELKGNAEIVTEDLRLIERFFYQIRKLLGYQS, from the coding sequence ATGGCAGAAAAAGACGTTTTAGACAATATTGAACTTCGATCGGAAAGTGTTCAGGATATTCTTACACAACCACCTCACTGGATGATCCGTTGGGGAAATACCATTATCTTTTTAATTCTTATACTCATTATGGCGATGAGTTATGTGATAAGATATCCGGAATTTATCCCGGCTCCTATTATAGTGACGTCTCAAAACCCACCGGAAAAATTAGAGGCAAGAATTAATTCGAAAATTGAAAAAATACTTATTAAAGATCATCAGCAGGTTAAAAAGAATCAGGTTTTAATGGTGATGCAATCTTCAGCTAATTATCAGGATGTTTTAGAACTCAAAAAACTGGTAGACTCTATTGAATATAATCGATTATCATCATTTCCACTTACCCAGGCTTCACATTTCAAACTTGGAGAACTGCAGGGCGATTACAATAATTTTGCAAAAGCATTTCAGGATGAAGCTCTATTTACAAGACTTCAGCCGTATGCACCAGAAAATTTAGCTGCCAACCAAAGCCTTTCAGAATACAGAATTAGAATTGCGACCACAAAACAGCAAAAGAGTCTGGAACAGGCAAAATATGATCTTACAAAGAAAAACTATCAGCGTTCTCAGGAATTGTACAAGCAGGGAGTTATTGCTGCAATGGAACTTGAAAATGAAAAGATAAAGTTTTTGCAGGCTCAGCAAAATTTAGAAAATATCAATATCTCTCTTTCACAAATGGAAGAAGGTATTTCCAATTTAAACAAAACAAAAAGCGGAACCGCAATTAATACAGAGAAAGATAAAATTACCTACTCTTCACAGACTTTGCAGTTGTTTGAACAGCTAAGAAAGTCTTTAAAACAATGGGAACAAAGCTACCTCATTATTTCAAATACGGAAGGTCTTGCAAGTTTTCAACAATTTTTAGGTGAAAATCAGTTTGTAAAAGCGGGAGATGCTATTTTGTCTATTCTTCCCACAAACAAGGAAAAACTTGTAGGTAGAATGTCTGTACCGGCAACCAATTCCGGAAAGATCACTCCTGGAGAAAAAGTTTTAATTAAGCTGGATAATTACCGTTATCAGGAATATGGAATTGTACAGGGAAAAGTACAGAATATTTCACTTTCCCCCGATAAAGACGGAAATTACTACGTTGATGTAGTTCTTCCAAAAGGATTAAAAACTTCTTATAACAAAAACCTTATTTTCGATAAAGAGCTTAAAGGCAACGCCGAAATCGTTACTGAGGATCTAAGATTAATCGAAAGATTTTTCTATCAGATCAGAAAACTATTGGGATATCAAAGTTAA
- a CDS encoding DUF4369 domain-containing protein, with protein sequence MKNIFFVIIFILTISCKNDEKQTVINGNIPNLPDGIMYLSNPEGDKIDSAKTIKGVFTITHKWNEKEPTYIKVNHIDKKGILRFFSFTTNAKYKGTPGWSTDVFYSDTIISLYGKFKENPPIKGYKLPYNIKDVSGVAIKAGRQTEAYYNIDGDLFDKIDGKMIQTVKEKINKYPYSYHLLYQINDNKNSFSPQQIDEYLKLFKGDITESESTKNYPHIIRRDLQLRIMICH encoded by the coding sequence ATGAAAAATATATTTTTTGTTATTATATTTATTCTCACTATTTCGTGTAAGAATGATGAAAAGCAGACCGTTATAAATGGAAATATTCCAAATTTACCCGATGGGATTATGTATCTTTCTAATCCTGAGGGCGACAAGATTGATAGTGCTAAAACTATAAAGGGCGTTTTTACTATAACCCATAAATGGAATGAAAAAGAACCTACATATATTAAGGTAAATCACATCGATAAAAAAGGAATATTGAGATTTTTTTCCTTTACCACAAATGCAAAGTATAAAGGTACTCCAGGATGGAGTACAGACGTTTTTTATTCTGATACAATTATTTCTCTCTATGGAAAATTTAAAGAAAATCCTCCAATAAAAGGTTATAAGTTACCATATAATATAAAAGATGTTTCTGGTGTTGCTATAAAGGCAGGTAGACAAACAGAAGCATATTACAATATAGATGGTGATTTATTTGATAAGATAGATGGCAAAATGATTCAAACTGTAAAAGAAAAGATTAATAAATATCCATATTCTTATCATTTGTTATATCAAATCAATGATAATAAAAACAGTTTTTCACCACAACAAATTGATGAATATTTAAAACTTTTTAAAGGTGATATTACAGAAAGTGAATCTACAAAAAACTATCCGCATATAATCAGAAGAGATTTACAATTAAGAATAATGATTTGCCATTAA